The DNA segment AGACGCTCTACTACCACGTGACGGGTGGAGTGGCCTACAAAGGATACTCCCTCGGGGTCGGCTACGAGTCTCTCGGCAGTGACAACGGCGTCGGCTTCAACTTCCCGCTGGGAACCAACCACAAGTTCAATGGTTTCGCCGACCGCTTCTTGAACACTCCTGGCACGGGCTTGGAAGACTTCTATGTCTACGCGGGAGCCAAGCTTCCTTTTGGCATCAACTTCAAAACCGCTTACCACTATTTCACCTCCGAGACAGGTGGCATCGACTATGGTCAAGAAATCGACTTTGTCCTATCGAAGAAGATCTTCGATGTGGTGGTCTTAGCCAAGTATGCCTACTACGACGCCGACACCGCGGCCAACAACACCGTCCCTGGCGACACCACTCGCTTCAGCATTGAGCTGAACTACAAATTCTAAGAGGATTTCGATCCTTCGGTTGTGCGCGAAGCGCGTCTGGTTTTCCGGGCGCGCTTCTTTTTTGTAGGAACGGCACTGGGAACGTGGCAGGGATTGCTCACTACCCACTCAGGATCGGGTAAGGCGAGCGCCTGCCCCACACTCTCGAAGATCCCTACCAGAATCTCATGAGCCAGACTCAAGGGCCTTTCCTTATGGAGGTAGGCCACCCAGGTTCTCTGGAGAGGAGAGGATTGGCTAATCGGTCGGAAAGCAAGCAAGCCCGACCGGAGCTCGGCTTGCGCGATCCACTGGGGGACCACCCCGACCCCGTAGTCGATGATGGCCATCTGCTTGATGGCATCCATGTTGCTGATCTCGAGAACTTTTTCCAGTCCTAGCCCAAGGCGGGTCAGGTAACTTTCAAAGAGCCGCTGGGTGACGCTGCGGCCCCCGTAGGTCACGATCATTTGGGAGGTCAGATCAGAGGCGTCGATCTCTGCTTTTTCCACCCACGGATGCTGCGGCGACATGAGAAAGCCAAGTTCATCGGTGAAGAGGACTCGTTTTTCCAGGTGGTCCGGGACCTCCATATCGATGCCGATCGCCAGGTCGATTTCAGACCGCTCCAAAAGACCAATGAGCGCCGGAGTATCGCGAGCCGAGATCTGAATTTCGCATTTGGGAAAGCTTTCACGAAACTCGCGGAGCACGCTCGGTAAAACGTGCTGGCAAAGAGACATGGAGGTGCCAATCTGCGCCCGCGGCAGCTCCCATTCCCGCATGCGACCCACCTCCCGGGAAGCCACAGCCAAGTCTCTCAGAATTTGCTCGGCTCTCGGTAAAAAGTATTCCCCCTCAGGCGTGAGCGAGACGCCGCGGCCCTCGCGACGCAGGAGTTTCGCATCCAGTTGATCCTCCAGCGAACGGAGCGAATGACTGACCGCGCTCTGGGTGAGAAAGAGGTGCTCGGCGGCTTTGGTGAAACTTTGGGTCCGGGCAGCAGCCACGAAGGCTTTCAGTTGTCGTAGATCGGGTGTCTCCATTTGGAAAAGGTCACTCTATGAATGAAATTCATGCAGTCGATGAGAATGTTGCCAGCACAAACAAGGCCAAAGACAAGATTCCGAGACGCTGGGTGGTAGCTTATGGTCGTGTCAGATCGCTTTCCCATCTCGCTATCGGCATCTGAGACTTTCCGGATTGGATTTGTTCCGCTGGTCGATTGTGCGCCTTTGGTGGTTGCCAGCGAACTGGGGCTTTTCCAAAAATACGGTGTTTCCGTCGCTCTCGCGAAGCAACCCGGCTGGGCAACGGTTCGAGACAAGCTTGTTTACGGGGAGCTGGATGGGGCGCATGCTCTTTCCGGCCTTCTCTTTGCTCTTGCTAACGGCATCGGCTGCCTCAAAAAGCCCTGTCTGACTGGTCTTTTGCTCAACACCCACGGCGACGGGATCACTCTCTCGAATCAACTTTGGGAAGAAGGCGTGCGGAGTGGTGAAGACATCAAGCCGCTTCTTGAATCCAAGCGGGGCCTCGGCCCGCTCGTGTTTGGTGCCGTCCATCCTTTTTCCACCCACCACCTTGTTTTGCGGCAGTGGCTGCAAAAGGTCGGACTGAAAAACGAGGAACATGTTCACATCGTGGTGGTCCCGCCTATGCTGATGGCGCGCAGCTTGGCCTCTGGCCATTTAGATGGCTACTGCGTGGGGGAACCTTGGAATACCCAAGCCATCTTGGAAGGGAATGGCTGGCTCCTCCACGCCACCTCGGAGGTTTTCCCCATGCACCCCGAGAAGGCTTTTGTCCTGAAAGAGGAACACTACCGGGACCACCCAGCTGACTGCGCGGCCATGGGGGCGGCCATTCTAGAAGCTTGCCAGCTGTGCGACGATCCCGATTTTCGCAAGAAAGAAATGGTCAGCCTGCTCAGCCGCCAGGAATACCTGAATTGCCCGGCAGAGTGGATTGCCAACAGCCTCTTTTCCCCGGTCTTTTGCGGCCAGGGCCACAGCCGGGACATCCCGGGCTTCCATCTTTTCCATGGGGGCTCGATCAATCGCCCATCGAAGGAACAGTCGTTCTGGCTGAATCAGCAACTTTCTCGCTACGAGGTGCTTCCGACCGAGCACCCCGCCCCCACCCGGCCCGCCTCCCTCTTCCGGGAAGAGCTCTACGAAGAATCCGTCGGACTCCTCAAGGTCGCGGCCTAGACCGGGACTCCAGCACTTTAACCCCCTGTGACTTCAAGACCAAAAATACACACCCAATGAAACCAACTCGTCTAACCAAACTCGCTCTCGGAGTCGGCCTGATGGCCACTCTCGCAGGGTCCGCCCATGCCGACTTGCTCGACGTGGAAAAAGACACACTCAAATTCGGCTTCATCAAGCTGACTGACTGTGCGCCCATCGTGATTGCCAAAGAGAAAGGCTACTTCGATGACGAACTCCTGACCGTGGAACTAGAAGCCCAGGGCAACTGGAAAGAGCTGCTTAATCGCGTCATCAACGGTGACCTTGATGGCGCTCATATGCTGGCTGGTCAGCCCATCGGGGCCACCATCGGCTTCGGCACCCAAGCAGAGGTCGTGACCGCCTACAGCCTCGACTACAACGGCAATGGCATCACCGTCTCGAACCAAATTTGGTCCGAAATGAAGCCCAACGTGACCATGGGAGAAGATGGCAAGCCCGTCCACCCCATCCCCGCTGACTCCCTCAAGCCCATTGTCGACAAGGCCCTCGCCGGTGGCAACAAGCTCAAAATGGGAATGGTCTTCCCGGTTTCGACCCATAACTACGAAATCCGCTACTGGCTGGCTGCCAGCGGCATCAATCCTGGCTTCTACTTCGACCCCAGCACGGGCCAATCGGACGTCGCCGGATTTTTGAATGGGGATGTAGAACTCTCCGTGACGCCCCCACCTCAAATGCCTCAGACGCTCGAAGCCGGCACCATCGTCGGTTACTGCGTGGGCGAACCTTGGAATCAAGTGGCCGTGTCCAAGAAGATTGGTGTGCCTGTTACCACCAACTACGACATCTGGAAGAACAATCCTGAAAAGGTCTTCGGAGTCACCAAGGGTTGGGGAGAGGAGAATCCCAACACTTGGATCGCTGTCACCAAGGCGCTCATTCGGGCCGGATACTGGCTCGATGAAAGCTTCGAAAACCGTGACGAAGCTGCCAAAATCCTCTCGGAGCCTCAGTATGTGGGAGCTCCCTACGAGGTGATCCGCAACTCCATGACCGGCACCTTCGAATTCGAGCCGGGTGTCGATATCCGCGACATGCCTGACTTCAACGTCTTCTTCCGCTACAACGCCTCCTACCCTTACTACAGCGATTGCGTGTGGTTCCTCACTCAAATGATCCGCTGGGGTCAGATCGAAGAGCAAAAGTCGGATGAGTGGTTCGCTGAAACCGCTAAGAAAATTTACGTGCCGGAAGTGTATATGAAGGCCGTCGAAGAACTAATCGACGATGGTCATTTCACCAAGGAAGACTTCAAGTTGGCTTACGCTGCCGTGGAAGACGGCGGTTACAAGCCCGCCACGACTGATTTCATCGACGGGCTCGAATATGACGGCGCCAAGCCGAACGACTACATCAAAAGGTTTGAGATTGGCCTGAAATAAGCCCCTACCTCACCTGAAACCGCCGCCGCCCACCGTGGGCGGCGGCACTCTCTCCCACGTTTCACCAAAGCCAAACCGACTCATGAGCACACCAGCCACCGATAGCACCCTGAGCGCCTCCTCCGTTCCCCCGACGCCTTTGCCCTCGAAGCCAAAAAAGGGATTCAAATACAACCCGAACAAGGTCGCCCACGTCTGCGATAAGCTGGGACTCGGCTACTTCAGCCCCATTGCCCGCCTCATCGGACGCGATGAGCCAGCGAAACAGCTCAAAGCCATAGCGCTCAACACTTTCCTTCCCATCTTGGCCTTCGCCGTGTTCCTGATCGCTTGGAACAGTATCGCCGCCATCGTGGTCACCGAGAGTCAAAAAATCCCCAGCCCCGCTGAAACCTGGGCTGCTTGGGAATCCATGGTCGAGTTTGCCGAAATCGAGAAACAAAAGGAAGCCGAGTTTTTGGAAACCATCGAAACCCGGGCCACTGGGTTGGAGGAACGCGCACTTGCCAAGCCAGAAAGGGCAGAATTCTATCTCGAAAAGGCAGCAGAGGCTCGCTCAAAGGAATACCTTGGGAACAAAACTTTCTTTGACCAGATTTACATCTCCGTGGTCACCATCGCCGTCGGTTTCCTTGCCGCCTCGCTCATTGCAATCCCTATCGGCATTCTCTGTGGTGTCTCCCCTCTCTTCAACATCGCTGTCAACCCTCTCGTCCAGCTGTTTAAGCCGGTCTCTCCTCTGGCTTGGTTCCCGATCGTCTTCGTGATCACGACCTGGGGGATTGAATCACCCGAACCCACCAGCATTTGGCAACGGGCCCTCTTCAGCTCTGCAGGCGTGGTGACTCTTTGTTCCCTTTGGCCTACCTTAATCAACACCGCCGTCGGCGTGGCCTCGGTGGATAAGGATCACTTGAACGTGGCTAAAGTTCTCAAGCTGAACTGGATGCAGCGCATCTGGAAAATCGTCCTTCCCGCCTCACTCCCCCTGATCTTTACCGGATTGCGGGTTTCCATCGGAGTGGGTTGGATGGTCTTGATTGCTGCTGACATGATGGCGCAAAACCAAGGGCTCGGAAAGTTTGTCTGGGACATGTATCAGAACGGTCGCATCGAAAGTTTTGCTCAGATCACCGTCGCCATCTTCTTCATCGGTGGCATCGGCTTCTTACTCGACCGGATCATGTTGGTCATGCAGCGCTTGGTCACCTTCGAAGAGCAGCCCGGAGTCTAAGGCACTCATTCGGAATTCGAACTTCAACCATGGAACTCTCGTGAGCTACATTGAACTGCAAAACGTGTCCGTCGGATACGGCTCTGGCACCGCCCGGACCGAAGTCCTCAAGGACATCAACCTCACCCTCGATAAGGGAGAGTTTGTCGCCATCCTCGGGTTTTCCGGGACAGGGAAAACCACCCTCACCAACCTGCTGGCCGGAATGATCATGCCCGACAAGGGTAAGGTCCTGGTCGGCGGGAAAGAAGTAAAAGGACCTGACCCCTCTCGAGGCTTGGTCTTTCAAAACTACTCCCTGCTCCCGTGGTTGAACGTGCATGATAATGTGGCGCTCGCGACGAACCGGGCCTTCCCCGATGAATCCGGCCCTCAAAAAGAGGCCCGCATTCAGCAGGCCATCCAGCGGGTCAATCTCACCCCCGCCCTGCACAAACGACCGGGAGAGCTATCGGGAGGGATGAGGCAACGCAACAGTGTGGCCCGGACCCTTTCGATGAATCCGAACGTCCTCCTTTTGGACGAACCACTCAGTGCTCTCGACGCTCTCACCCGGGCCAATATCCAAGATGAGATTCTT comes from the Verrucomicrobiota bacterium genome and includes:
- a CDS encoding CmpA/NrtA family ABC transporter substrate-binding protein codes for the protein MATLAGSAHADLLDVEKDTLKFGFIKLTDCAPIVIAKEKGYFDDELLTVELEAQGNWKELLNRVINGDLDGAHMLAGQPIGATIGFGTQAEVVTAYSLDYNGNGITVSNQIWSEMKPNVTMGEDGKPVHPIPADSLKPIVDKALAGGNKLKMGMVFPVSTHNYEIRYWLAASGINPGFYFDPSTGQSDVAGFLNGDVELSVTPPPQMPQTLEAGTIVGYCVGEPWNQVAVSKKIGVPVTTNYDIWKNNPEKVFGVTKGWGEENPNTWIAVTKALIRAGYWLDESFENRDEAAKILSEPQYVGAPYEVIRNSMTGTFEFEPGVDIRDMPDFNVFFRYNASYPYYSDCVWFLTQMIRWGQIEEQKSDEWFAETAKKIYVPEVYMKAVEELIDDGHFTKEDFKLAYAAVEDGGYKPATTDFIDGLEYDGAKPNDYIKRFEIGLK
- a CDS encoding ABC transporter ATP-binding protein, which codes for MSYIELQNVSVGYGSGTARTEVLKDINLTLDKGEFVAILGFSGTGKTTLTNLLAGMIMPDKGKVLVGGKEVKGPDPSRGLVFQNYSLLPWLNVHDNVALATNRAFPDESGPQKEARIQQAIQRVNLTPALHKRPGELSGGMRQRNSVARTLSMNPNVLLLDEPLSALDALTRANIQDEILGIWKAEGQTILLITNDVDEGLYMADRVIPLSMGPEATLGPVVINDAPRPRDRDSMALDPEMGKRRNQVIEFLLSERERARSAEEQLEVTLPNIKPLDISMSKPSWFKGMKTKPRKAVGQA
- a CDS encoding CmpA/NrtA family ABC transporter substrate-binding protein; translation: MVVSDRFPISLSASETFRIGFVPLVDCAPLVVASELGLFQKYGVSVALAKQPGWATVRDKLVYGELDGAHALSGLLFALANGIGCLKKPCLTGLLLNTHGDGITLSNQLWEEGVRSGEDIKPLLESKRGLGPLVFGAVHPFSTHHLVLRQWLQKVGLKNEEHVHIVVVPPMLMARSLASGHLDGYCVGEPWNTQAILEGNGWLLHATSEVFPMHPEKAFVLKEEHYRDHPADCAAMGAAILEACQLCDDPDFRKKEMVSLLSRQEYLNCPAEWIANSLFSPVFCGQGHSRDIPGFHLFHGGSINRPSKEQSFWLNQQLSRYEVLPTEHPAPTRPASLFREELYEESVGLLKVAA
- a CDS encoding LysR family transcriptional regulator, yielding METPDLRQLKAFVAAARTQSFTKAAEHLFLTQSAVSHSLRSLEDQLDAKLLRREGRGVSLTPEGEYFLPRAEQILRDLAVASREVGRMREWELPRAQIGTSMSLCQHVLPSVLREFRESFPKCEIQISARDTPALIGLLERSEIDLAIGIDMEVPDHLEKRVLFTDELGFLMSPQHPWVEKAEIDASDLTSQMIVTYGGRSVTQRLFESYLTRLGLGLEKVLEISNMDAIKQMAIIDYGVGVVPQWIAQAELRSGLLAFRPISQSSPLQRTWVAYLHKERPLSLAHEILVGIFESVGQALALPDPEWVVSNPCHVPSAVPTKKKRARKTRRASRTTEGSKSS
- a CDS encoding ABC transporter permease, translated to MSTPATDSTLSASSVPPTPLPSKPKKGFKYNPNKVAHVCDKLGLGYFSPIARLIGRDEPAKQLKAIALNTFLPILAFAVFLIAWNSIAAIVVTESQKIPSPAETWAAWESMVEFAEIEKQKEAEFLETIETRATGLEERALAKPERAEFYLEKAAEARSKEYLGNKTFFDQIYISVVTIAVGFLAASLIAIPIGILCGVSPLFNIAVNPLVQLFKPVSPLAWFPIVFVITTWGIESPEPTSIWQRALFSSAGVVTLCSLWPTLINTAVGVASVDKDHLNVAKVLKLNWMQRIWKIVLPASLPLIFTGLRVSIGVGWMVLIAADMMAQNQGLGKFVWDMYQNGRIESFAQITVAIFFIGGIGFLLDRIMLVMQRLVTFEEQPGV